The Haloplanus natans DSM 17983 DNA segment AGCGGCGAGACGGCCGGCGACCCGCTCGACGGCCGAATCGAGGTCGGCGACCGACCACCGCTCGTCCCGGTCGGCGTCGATCAGCGCCGTCGCGTCCGGCGTCACGGCAGCGCGGTCGGTGAGCGGATCGTTCATCGCTCGACGAACTCGACGAGGACGCCGCCGGTCGAGCCGGGGTGGAGGAAGGCCACGTCGTGTCCCCACGCGCCCGGTCGGGGGCGTTCGTCCACGAGTTCGACGCCGTGGTCCCGCACCGAATCGAGCGCGCCCGCCACGTCCGGCGTCGCGAGCGCGACGTGGTGGATGCCCGGCCCCTCGCGGTCGAGATACCGCGGGATCGCTCCCTCGTCGTCGAGCGGTTCGAGGAGTTCGACGTAGCCGTTGCCCAGATCGAGGAAGGTCACGTCGAGGCCGTCGAACGTCTCGCGGTGTGCGACCGGCGCGTCGAAGAGCGCGCCGAACAGGTCGGCTATGGCGGCGGCGTCGCGCGTGGCGACGCCGACGTGATCGAAGCGCATACTCGATCCCGGAGGCCCGCGGACAAATAGCGTCGGGTGTGTCACGACGGACGGATACTGATAGGGAGTATCGTAGCCAGCCGGGGGTCCAGCGACCCTCGACTGACCGTGGTCTCCGATTCGGGCGAAACCGAACCGATGAACAGTTACGATAATCCCTATGAGACCTACGACTCCTCGCCCGCGTCCTCCTCCTCGTCGCCCGCGAACGGCGACTCCTCGACGGGGATATACTCGACTTTCCGCGCGCGGTCGGCGATCTCCTCCAGATAGTCGAGCGCGATGAAGTTGATGCCCCGCTCGTTGTAGTTCTGGAATCGGCCGTCGACGAAGCCGAGATACTCGGTTTCCCCGTCGAGCGGCTCGATTTCGAGCACCCAGTCGGGGCCGTGCTTGTTCAGCCAGTTTGCCAGGGTGTTGTCCGTGATGGTGTCCCGATCGAGCTCGTCGCCGGACGGTTCCGTCTGACTCATGACGCGGAGAAGGCACGGGGGTAACTAAACGTTGTTCCCCCGATCGACGACTGTCGATCCGGAACTGATCGTGTCATGATACGTGTCTCGCGGCGACAGTCGGTCTCATAGTGTTTATCGTAAGTCATTAGCGGGGAGTCGCCAAGACGGTCCGGCGACCCACCGGTACCCAGTTACAAAAAACACTATCAGGCCGGATCGAACAGCGTCTCGCCATCGACCATGTGTTCCTCGACGGCGTCGAGATCGAGGGTCAGGCCGAGGCCGGGCGCCTCGGGGATGGCCATGCGCCCGTCCTCGATGAGGCCGTCCTCCTCGACGAGATCCTCCCACCAGCCGAGCTGGTAGCTGTGGAACTCGACGGCGAGGCTGTTGGGGATGGCGGCCGCGACCTGTGCGCTCGCCATCGTTCCGATGGGCGAGGCGACGTTGTGCATCGCGATGGGGATGTAGTAGAGGTCGGCGTGGGTGGCGATCTTTCGCGTCTCGCGCATCCCGCCGACCTTCGGGAGGTCGGGTGCGAGGATGTCGACCGCCTGCTCCTCGATGAGGCGGCGCTGGCCGTGGGTCCGGTAGACGTTTTCGCCGACGGTGACGGGCGTCGTCGACGACTGGGTGACCGCCCGCTGTACGTCGTGGTTCTCCGGCGGGACGGGGTCCTCGATCCACCACACGTCGTACTCCTCGACCGCCGCGAGCAGCTGTTTCGCGCTTCCGGCGGAGTACGACCAGTGACAGTCGAAGGCCACGTCGGCGCGGTCGCCGACCGTCTCGCACACCTCGCGGACGATGTCGACCTTGTGTTCGATCTCCGGACCACGCATGTGGCGGTTGGCGCGGTCGGCCTCGTGTCCGGAGGGCACGTCGAGGTCGAACTTCAGCGCGTCGTAGCCCAGTTCGGAGACGACGCGTTTGGCCTCCGCGGCGTTCGATTCGGGTTCGGATTCGTCGCCGGCGTGGCAGTCACAGTACACCCGCACCGCGTCGCGGTACTTTCCGCCGAGCAGTTGGTACGCGGGCACGTCGAGGAGCGTGCCGGCGGCGTCGTGCAGGGCGATTTCGATCCCGGAGATGGCCGACACCACCTTGCCCGAGATGGAGCCTTCGCCCGACATCTTCTGGATCAGGTGTTCGTACAGGCGGTCGATGTCCAGGGGGTTCTCGCCGATCAGGAAGGGGGCCATCCGGTCGACGATATCGGCGTCGCCGCCGCCCCAGTACGCCTCGCCGGTGCCGACGACGCCGGCGTCGGTGTAGACGCGGACGAGGAGCCACGGGTAGTTACCGTCGACCATCGTGGTCTGTACGTCGGTGATCACCACGTCGCGCGGGCCGCGGTCGGCCGAGAGCCCCATCGTCTCCGCCGAGAGGTCCCGCATCGTATACTCCGCGTTGGGGTCGTGGAGCGTGCGGTAGTTGGGCATACGTCTTTTCCAAGTCCGACGGTAATTATAGTACCCCCCGCCCGACGGAGTTCGAGGATGTCACAGCTTCAAGCGTCGGCCCGCCGTGGGTGGGGACGATGTACGAGACGATCCTCGTGCCGGTGGATGGGAGCGCGGGCGCCGAGGCCGCGGCGGCCCACGCCGTCGACCTCGCGACGGTTCACGACGCGAACGTCCACGTGCTCTACGTGGTCGACGTCCGCATGAGCCCGATCAGCGCCGACATGGACCACGACGAGGTGGTGGCGCTGGTCGACGAGTCGGGGGAGCGACCGACCACCGCGGTGATCGACCGGGCGGAGCGCGCGGGCGTCCCGTCGGTCGAGGCGATTCGCCTCGGAATCCCCCATCGGATCATCGAGGCGTACGCCGAAAACGAGGGCGTCGACCTCGTGGTGATGGGCACCCACGGCCGGACGGGCATCGAACACGCCCTCGTCGGGAGCGTCACCGAACGGGTCGTCCGAACCCTCGACGTGCCGGTTCTGACCGTCCACCCCGGTTCGGTGCGAGAGTGAGACGCGCCGTATCCCGGGCGTATCGCCACGGTACCGACGCTGACGTGTCAGCGTATCGGGGACGAAGCGAGGTTATTTGGCCCGTGGCGACGTGTGTGGGGACGACGGAGACCACCCATGACCCATACGCTCGAAATCAGCGACGAACTCAAGGACCGACTCGACAAGCACCTCGAGGAGGACGAGACCCCCGAGGAGTTCATCGAGGAACTGGTCTCGATGTACGAGACGGAGGGCGCGTTCCTCCAAGAGGGCTACTCCGAGTAAGGCTCAGGTCCCCCGGGTGTCGTCCCAGCCGCCGGCGTCTGCGAGTTCGAAGAGCTCTCCCCAATTCTCGTTCTCGGGAGCGTGATACGCCGCGTCGGACGGGTCGACGGTCTCTATGTCGGCCACGTGCTCGACGAGCCCCCGCCAGTCGAACCGCCGACCGTGCTCCCGAACGGCGCCGGTCAGAGATCACCGGATCTCCATCGGGAGCGACGCGGCGATGTCCTCTGCGGCGCCGGCGGGGACGTGCCCCCCGAGCGTCGACAGCGTCGCACGGATCGACCGAACCGTCTCGCCGGTGCCGGGGAGTTCGAGGCGATGCTGGACCGTCCGGATGAACTCGTCGAAGTTCGTCTTCCAAAAATATTGTTTATTGGTCATTAACGACGAAGGTCATTTCTACGGCGTGAGAACGCCTGTGTCAGGATTCGCCGACGGCGTCGAGCGTGAGCACCGGTCGATCACAGAGCCGGACGACCCGTTCGGCGACGCTCCCGAGGAGGTAGCGGTCGACGCCGGTCCGGCCGTGGGTGCCCATCACCACGAGGTCGACGTCTTCCGCGTCGGCGTAGTCGACGATGGCCCGGTAGGGGGCGCCGGTCAACACCGACGCCCGAATCGTCGAGACGTCGGCGCCTTCCGCCCGGTCGACGACCGAATCCAGCGCGTCCTGGCCCGCCTGCTGGAGTTCGTCGAGGACGGCTCCCGACCCGTCGGCGGGGATGGCCCCGGCGTCGACGACGTGGACGACGTGAAGCGCCGCACCGGTCGCCAGGGCGAACTCGACGGCGTGGGCCGCCGCGGCCTCGGCACAGTCGCTGCCGTCCGTCGGAACGAGCACTGCGTCGAGGTCACGGTCGACGACCGTGCCCTCGTGGACCGTGAGGACCGGCACCGGCGACTCGCGGAGCGTCCGCTCCGCGACGCTCCCGAGGACGAACCGACCCAGTCCGGTCCGGCCGTGTGTCCCCATGACGATACAGTCGGCGTCGTGGTCGCCGGCGTACTCGAGGATGTGCTCGTAGACGGCCGTCTCGGCGTCGACCACCGCCGTCGTGGCCGTGACGCCGGCGGCCGCCGCCCGGTCGGCGACGGCCGTCGTCGTCCGTTCGCCCTCGTCGTCGTCGGATTCACGCACGTACAGCGCGTGGACCGCCGCGTCGAACCGCCGCGCGAGGGTCACCGCCGCGTCGGCCGCCGCCACCGCCACGTCGCTTCCGTCGGTCGGTACGAGGATGGTGTCGTACATGATCGTTCGACCGGAGATCGAACGGGAGTGTCAATAAACCGTCGCGTCGTCCCCACGAAGCGAGAGCGACGATCCACCGGCCCAGCCGGTCGTCCCCCCGCAGTCAGTCGATCAGTCCCGCACCACAATCTATAAGAGACGACGACGAGATAATATAATTAAAGACCATGACATATAAACGCTGCCCGCTGTGCGCCCGGGCCATCGACTGCCGCACGGAGCTCCGAATCCACCTGATGGTCGAACATCGGAAGAGCGCGGTCATCGACGAGTACGTCGACCGGCTCGGCCAGTCGGTCGTCGTCTCGCCCTAGCGACCCGGCTGATACTCGCCGAACTCGTCGCGGAGGGCGTTCGATATTTCGCCGACCGTCGCGTACGTCTTGACGGCGTCGACGATGGGGGGAAGCAGGTTGTCGTCGCCACGGGCCGTCTCGCGGAGCGTCGCGAGTGCGGCCTCGACGGCTTCGTCGTCGCGCTCCTCTCGAACCGACTCCAAGCGGTCGATCTGTCGGCGTTCGTCCTCCTCGGTCACCTCCTCTAGGTCCACCTCGGGCTCCTCCTCGACCCGGAACTCGTTGACGCCGACGATGATTCGTTCGCCGTCCTCGATCTCCTGTTGGCGGTCGAACGCCACGTCCTGAATCCGTCCCTGCACCCACTGGGACCGCACCGCGTCGAGCATCCCCCCGCGCTCGTCGATGTCGTCCAGCAGGTCGAACGCCTCGTTTTCCAACTCGTCGGTCAGCGACTCGACGTAGTAACTCCCGGCCAGCGGATCGATTGTGTCGGCCGCCCCCGACTCGTGTGCGAGGATCTGCTGGGTGCGAAGCGCGGTTCGGACGCTCTTTTCGGTCGGGAGCGACAGCGCCTCGTCCTTGCCGTTGGTGTGGAGGCTCTGGGTACCACCCAGCACGGCGGCGAGTGCCTGGTATGCCACCCGAACCACGTTGTTGTCGATCTGTTGGGCCGTCAGCGTCGACCCGCCGGTCTGTGTGTGGAACTTCAACTGCCGTGATTTGGGATTTTCGGCACCGAAGCGCTCCGCCATGATCGTCGCCCACATCCGCCGGGCGGCGCGGAACTTCGCCACCTCCTCGAAGATGTTGTTGTGTGCGTTGAAAAAGAAGGAGAGCTGTGGGGCGAACTCGTCCACGTCGAGGCCGGCGTCGAGAGCGGCGTTGACGTACTCGATGCCGTTGCCGAGGGTAAAGGCGATCTCCTGGGCCGCGGTGGAGCCGGCTTCGCGGATGTGATACCCCGAGATGGAGATGGTGTTGAACTTCGGCGTCTCCTCGGCGCAGAACTCGAAGATGTCCGTGATGAGCCGCATCGAGGGCTCGGGCGGGTAGATGTAGAGGTTGCGCGCGATGTACTCTTTCATGATGTCGTTCTGGATGGTGCCCCGAAGCTCCGAGCGGGGGACACCCTGCCGGTCGCCGATGGCGACGTACATCGCCAGCAGGACGGCGGCGGGGGCGTTGATCGTCATGCTCGTCGACACCTCCGACAGCGGGATGCCGTCGAACACCGTCTCCATGTCCCGCAGGGAGTCGATGGCGACGCCCGACTTCCCCACCTCACCCGCAGCCATCGCCGCGTCCGAGTCGTAGCCCATCTGCGTCGGCAGGTCGAACGCCATCGACAGCCCGGTCTGGCCCTGATCGAGGAGGTAGTTGAACCGCTCGTTGGTCTCCGCCGCGGTACCCATGCCGGCGTACTGGCGCATCGTCCATAGCCGGCCGCGGTGCATCGTCGAGTAGACGCCGCGGGTGTACGGCTCCTCGCCGGGGAAGCCCACGTCCTCGCGGTAGTCGAGGTCGGCCACGTCCGCGGGGGTGTACAGCGGGTCGACTTCCTGGCCCCCGGTGTCGGTGGTGAACGGCTCCTGTCGCTCCCCAAACCGATCCACGGTCGGCCCGTACGTCTCGGCCTCCCACTCGGCTTTGGCCTCGCGGATCGCGTCGAGGTCGTCGGGGTCGAACATAGGCGGTCGGAGGAGCGCCGCGGACTTAAACTGCGGTCCCCCGTAGCTCGATACCCCCGCCGAACGGACGGCCGAACGCCGGTCACCGACCCCCGCTCTCTCGACGGCTCCCGCCGGACGCCGATTCCACGATGCTGGGAACCGTCGACCGGGATTATTCCCGGGGAGAACCATTCTCTAACCGAGGTGAGCAGGATGCAACTACTCTCTACACTCGCCGAACTGCCCGTCGCACAGTGGCAGCCGGGTCCCCACGGTCCCGGTCCGCACGGCCCGCACTGGGGCGGCGGACCGATGGGGCCGATGGGTCCCGGCGGCACTGGCATGAGCGGCGCCGGATTCGGCGTCGGTGGCTGGTGGCTCGTGTTCCTGCTTGCCCTCCTCGTCGTCGGCGTCGTCGCCGCGGCGCTGTTCCTGGCGATCCGCGAGGGAGGCGACGGCGACGACGGCGCCCTCGTCGTCCTTCGCGAGCGCTACGCCGCCGGCGACATAGAGCAAGAGGAGTTCGAGCGCCGTCGGGACCGGTTGACGGGCGGCACCGGCTAACACCGTCAGCCACAGACCCGAACACAAGCGTTCAAGGGTCCGCCCGCCCGCTGTATAGGCATGTACATCGCAGACGAGACGTGGCCCGAACTGGGCGACTACTTCGCCGACGAGTCGCTGGCGCTCGTCCCTCTCGGCTCCACCGAACAGCACGGCCCCCACCTCCCCTTAGCGACCGACCATCTGATCGCGGAGGCGTTCGCCCGCGAAGCCGCGGAACGAACCGGGTTCCTCTGTACTCCGACGATCAACGTCGGCGTCAGTCCTCACCACCGCCAGTTCCACGGGACCATGTGGGTCGACGCACCCGTCTTCCGGGACTACGTCGAATCCTTCACTCGCAACCTCACCTACCACGGCATCGACCGCGTCGTCTACGTCAACGCCCACGGTGGCAACGTCGACCACCTGCGGGAGGTCGGGCGGCGCCTCCGCGACGACGAGGAACTGTACGCAATCGAGTGGATGTGGGACGAGAGCATCCCCGAACTCGTCGACGACCTGTTCGCCCAGAACGGTCCCCACGGCGGCCCGAAAGAGACGGCCATGGTCCAGCATCTCCACCCGCATCTCGTCCGCGACGACCAGCTAGAGGCGGCCCGAGACGGCGGGATTCCGGACGTCGAGGCGGCGGAGACGGTCAAACACGGCTCCCGGACGTTCTACGACGCCGCCGACAACACCGGCAACGGTGTGCTCGGGGATCAGACCGACGCCACGGCCGAGAAAGGGGGACAGCTATTCGAGGCGGCGACCGACCAGCTCTGTCGGCTCTGTGACTGGCTGGACGACCAGCCGTTCGAGGACCTGCTGCCGAAAGGTCACGTGTGACCGGCACCGGGAACCCGTCGCCCGTCCGTCCGAGCGGCTGAACCCCTTCGCCATCCTTTTGACCGCGCACACCCACCGACGAGCTATGTTCGGTGGTGGCGGTATGAATCCGCGGAAGATGAAACAGATGATGGAACAGATGGGCATCGACGTGACCGAACTCGATGCCGAAGAGGTCGTCATCCGGACGGGCGACGAGG contains these protein-coding regions:
- the mce gene encoding methylmalonyl-CoA epimerase, whose protein sequence is MRFDHVGVATRDAAAIADLFGALFDAPVAHRETFDGLDVTFLDLGNGYVELLEPLDDEGAIPRYLDREGPGIHHVALATPDVAGALDSVRDHGVELVDERPRPGAWGHDVAFLHPGSTGGVLVEFVER
- a CDS encoding mandelate racemase/muconate lactonizing enzyme family protein, which encodes MPNYRTLHDPNAEYTMRDLSAETMGLSADRGPRDVVITDVQTTMVDGNYPWLLVRVYTDAGVVGTGEAYWGGGDADIVDRMAPFLIGENPLDIDRLYEHLIQKMSGEGSISGKVVSAISGIEIALHDAAGTLLDVPAYQLLGGKYRDAVRVYCDCHAGDESEPESNAAEAKRVVSELGYDALKFDLDVPSGHEADRANRHMRGPEIEHKVDIVREVCETVGDRADVAFDCHWSYSAGSAKQLLAAVEEYDVWWIEDPVPPENHDVQRAVTQSSTTPVTVGENVYRTHGQRRLIEEQAVDILAPDLPKVGGMRETRKIATHADLYYIPIAMHNVASPIGTMASAQVAAAIPNSLAVEFHSYQLGWWEDLVEEDGLIEDGRMAIPEAPGLGLTLDLDAVEEHMVDGETLFDPA
- a CDS encoding universal stress protein, which encodes MYETILVPVDGSAGAEAAAAHAVDLATVHDANVHVLYVVDVRMSPISADMDHDEVVALVDESGERPTTAVIDRAERAGVPSVEAIRLGIPHRIIEAYAENEGVDLVVMGTHGRTGIEHALVGSVTERVVRTLDVPVLTVHPGSVRE
- a CDS encoding DUF7557 family protein, with amino-acid sequence MTHTLEISDELKDRLDKHLEEDETPEEFIEELVSMYETEGAFLQEGYSE
- a CDS encoding universal stress protein — its product is MYDTILVPTDGSDVAVAAADAAVTLARRFDAAVHALYVRESDDDEGERTTTAVADRAAAAGVTATTAVVDAETAVYEHILEYAGDHDADCIVMGTHGRTGLGRFVLGSVAERTLRESPVPVLTVHEGTVVDRDLDAVLVPTDGSDCAEAAAAHAVEFALATGAALHVVHVVDAGAIPADGSGAVLDELQQAGQDALDSVVDRAEGADVSTIRASVLTGAPYRAIVDYADAEDVDLVVMGTHGRTGVDRYLLGSVAERVVRLCDRPVLTLDAVGES
- a CDS encoding acyl-CoA mutase large subunit family protein, with amino-acid sequence MFDPDDLDAIREAKAEWEAETYGPTVDRFGERQEPFTTDTGGQEVDPLYTPADVADLDYREDVGFPGEEPYTRGVYSTMHRGRLWTMRQYAGMGTAAETNERFNYLLDQGQTGLSMAFDLPTQMGYDSDAAMAAGEVGKSGVAIDSLRDMETVFDGIPLSEVSTSMTINAPAAVLLAMYVAIGDRQGVPRSELRGTIQNDIMKEYIARNLYIYPPEPSMRLITDIFEFCAEETPKFNTISISGYHIREAGSTAAQEIAFTLGNGIEYVNAALDAGLDVDEFAPQLSFFFNAHNNIFEEVAKFRAARRMWATIMAERFGAENPKSRQLKFHTQTGGSTLTAQQIDNNVVRVAYQALAAVLGGTQSLHTNGKDEALSLPTEKSVRTALRTQQILAHESGAADTIDPLAGSYYVESLTDELENEAFDLLDDIDERGGMLDAVRSQWVQGRIQDVAFDRQQEIEDGERIIVGVNEFRVEEEPEVDLEEVTEEDERRQIDRLESVREERDDEAVEAALATLRETARGDDNLLPPIVDAVKTYATVGEISNALRDEFGEYQPGR
- a CDS encoding SHOCT domain-containing protein; this encodes MQLLSTLAELPVAQWQPGPHGPGPHGPHWGGGPMGPMGPGGTGMSGAGFGVGGWWLVFLLALLVVGVVAAALFLAIREGGDGDDGALVVLRERYAAGDIEQEEFERRRDRLTGGTG
- a CDS encoding creatininase family protein — its product is MYIADETWPELGDYFADESLALVPLGSTEQHGPHLPLATDHLIAEAFAREAAERTGFLCTPTINVGVSPHHRQFHGTMWVDAPVFRDYVESFTRNLTYHGIDRVVYVNAHGGNVDHLREVGRRLRDDEELYAIEWMWDESIPELVDDLFAQNGPHGGPKETAMVQHLHPHLVRDDQLEAARDGGIPDVEAAETVKHGSRTFYDAADNTGNGVLGDQTDATAEKGGQLFEAATDQLCRLCDWLDDQPFEDLLPKGHV